Genomic segment of Leptospira perdikensis:
CCTAGTTTTACAAAACCTCTTGTAAAGACCAATGTCGTCGAAATTGAAGACCGTTCTTATGGAATGTTACGAACAGAGGTTCGTTCGAAAGCTGCCAATTCCCATTTGGGTCACGTTTTTGATGATGGGCCAAGTCCAACAAACAAACGTTATTGTATGAATTCGGCGTCGATGGAGTTCATTCCTAAATCCAAATTGAAAGAAAGAGGGTATTCATCTTTTCTTCCCGAATTTTTGGAATCGGGTCAAAACAAATAGTTGAGTGAACCTTTGGTTTTTAAGCCCAAAGGTTCATCATAAACTCTTCATCATTACGAAGTGAAATGAGTTTGTATTTGGTTTCGTGGATGTCTTCACGAGAAACTTCTCGTTTCCAACGAATGTCCACTTTGAGTTTACGAACGCGGGTTTGTAATTCCAAAAGTTCCCAAACAGAATCTTCCATTTCTTTCCTGTAAAGATTGGTAAACAGTGGTGCCATTTGGTCCGGTGTATCCATTTTTAAAAGTTCTACATGGGTTAAGTCATGAATGTTTTGTAGTGCCCAAATATGGAGGGTAAGAGTGGTGATTCTTTCCAATTGGGAAATTTCATCTTTAATATTTCTAGTGACTTGTTGTTTAAAGAAACGAATTCTTTTTTCTAAATATTGAATGAGATCCGATTTTGGGATTTCTCTCTGTTTCCATTTTTCCCAGTCCGTGCGCAGATCATCGATGATTCCTTCTCCGAAAAATACAGAAGAAGCTTCCATTAGTTGTAAACTTCCTGGTTCTGAAATCTTGAGTCTGTGGCGAAGAGAATCAGCATCTCCTGCAATCATATTGACCGGAGCCACATCCTCTAACTTTTGTAAGGCACGAGAAATAGAATCAATAAACTGAGATTTCATTTGGTCAGTGGAATGAGCTACCAAATAAAAATTGAGGTCGGATTCTTGGTGGAAGTCCCCTCGTTCCCGTGATCCATAAAAAAGAATTTGGTAGGGTTTTGTCGACGGGATGAGTTCTAATTCATCCAAAACTTGTGCGTAGAGATTAGGGTTTAGTGCTTCAAATTCCATTGTTTATTCAAAGTATAATTTCATTCGGGATAAATTTTCTAAAATGGCTTTGAAGGCACGATCACGTTCTTCATTGCCAGGGAAAGGAAGAGATTTTACATTATTGAGATCTTGGTAAATGATTTCAATGGAAGGTTGGTTAGGATTTTTTTTGATGGAGGCAATGTAATCCAAATTGATAACTTCCGATTCACCGAGTTTTAACCACATAAAATTTCTCCTCAAAGCCTAACGGCCACTCCCTATTTGCCTAATCTTTTTTTCTAAAAAAACAGGCTTTGTTGGATTTCCTGGAACCTAGTAGAGGTCCAGAGATTGGAGAACCATCTGGTGGAGTTGTTTTGCGAGTTCCTTGGAACCGATGGAGTTCGGAGTGATGGTCTCAAAAACCAGTAAAAACCCATTATGAATCCCTTCCCACCGGGCATAAAGTTGGGAATCAGGGAGTGAGAAAACAAGGACACTACATTTTTTGGTCCCCCAAACAAAGTAGGAAACATCTGGATTTTGTACTTCGTCCTGGTAGAAATAAGGAAACCGGGACTGGTTCTCTCTATCTGTGGAAGATAGTCTCATCCATTGGATCTTTCCCTCTCCGTCCAACCGAATTTCGTAACTATTCCCCGTTCCAAAAATAGACCCAGATTTTAGGAGCTCAAAATTTTCTTTTGCCACCCAAACTGCATGATAGGTAAGTCGTAGTTCTTTCGTTAGGTGCGATTTTTTTGTTTCCAAGTTTGGATTTGGTTTGGGAACCTCTGGATTTTTCTCTGGTTTGTTTTCCTTTGTGGATTGACAAACGGTAATTTGAGAGAAAATCAAAACGAGGAGAACCTTAATGGCCCACTTCATACTCATCTCCTAAATAGTTTTGGAATAGATACCCATCTTTTGTTTTCTTTTGCAGGTAATCAGGAGTGAGGAGTACTTTCCCACCACCACCTGTTAGGTCTTTTACATAATTTGGTATCGTGATTCCTGAATGGAATCCTCGTAGTTTACGATAGATTTCAATTCCCCTTTCAATTGGTACAACAAAATCAGAACTCCCAAATACCTCGTCACATTGGTGGAGGTAATAAGGTTTGATCCCGATCGATATTAATTTATAATTGAGTTCCGATAAGATTTTTTCGTCATCATTGATCCCTGAAAGTAAAACCGATTGGTTGAAAACGGAAACGTGACCTTTTTTGATCAGTCGCATAACATACATTTTGGTTTCATCCGTAATTTCATTGGGATGGTTGAAATGAGTGACCATATATAAAGGAAAGTGTTTGGCAAAAACATCACAGAGATCTTCGGTGAGACGCATAGGCATTGTGACTGGGTGGCGGGAGTGGATCCGCACTTGGTTGAGATGAGGGATTGATTTTAATTCCCCCAAAA
This window contains:
- a CDS encoding KamA family radical SAM protein; translation: MTWSDWKWQLQNRITTCKDLEEKLTLTPEEKESFVPALEEFSFAVTPYYLERIDQKNPNCPIRKQIIPRAGELTKKPNEVEDPLAEERYMPVKGVTHRYPDRAIWYISHVCAVYCRFCTRKRKVSDPEETPNRKEWEKALEYFRTHTELREIILSGGDPLTHADSSLDYLLGELKSIPHLNQVRIHSRHPVTMPMRLTEDLCDVFAKHFPLYMVTHFNHPNEITDETKMYVMRLIKKGHVSVFNQSVLLSGINDDEKILSELNYKLISIGIKPYYLHQCDEVFGSSDFVVPIERGIEIYRKLRGFHSGITIPNYVKDLTGGGGKVLLTPDYLQKKTKDGYLFQNYLGDEYEVGH